A window of the Lactuca sativa cultivar Salinas chromosome 5, Lsat_Salinas_v11, whole genome shotgun sequence genome harbors these coding sequences:
- the LOC111889382 gene encoding chloroplast stem-loop binding protein of 41 kDa b, chloroplastic produces MAGGVATVQHNLKMQPSVSLLPSSQSSFCGTKFNTSVQYKRKVCQPKGALNVTASGAKKILVMGGTRFIGIFLSRLLVEEGHQVTLFTRGKAPITQPLPGEADEAYNAFKSKILHLKGDRKDFDFVKTSLAAEGFDVVYDINGREAVEVEPILDALPNLEQYIYCSSAGVYLKSDLLPHCETDAVDPKSRHKGKLETEALLESKGVNYTSIRPVYIYGPLNYNPVEEWFFHRLKAGRPIPIPNSGLQVTQLGHVKDLATAFIKVLGNPKASKQVFNISGDRYVTFDGLARACAKAGGFPEPELVHYNPKEFDFGKKKAFPFRDQHFFASVEKAKVELGVVPEYGLVEGLKDSYDLDFGRGTFRKAADFETDDIILGKSLVLS; encoded by the exons ATGGCGGGTGGTGTTGCAACGGTGCAGCATAACCTCAAGATGCAGCCTTCTGTCTCACTCCTCCCCTCTTCTCAATCTTCCTTCTGTGGCACCAAATTCAACACCTCCGTTCAG TATAAGAGGAAAGTATGTCAACCAAAAGGCGCTTTGAACGTAACAGCATCTGGTGCCAAAAAAATTCTTGTAATGGGAGGTACACGTTTCATCGGGATCTTTCTTTCCAGGCTACTTGTTGAAGAAGGCCATCAG GTAACTCTGTTCACTAGAGGAAAAGCACCCATCACACAACCCTTGCCTGGTGAAGCAGATGAGGCATACAATGCTTTCAAATCCAAG ATATTACACTTGAAAGGTGATAggaaggactttgactttgtgaAGACTAGTCTTGCTGCTGAAGGCTTCGATGTTGTCTATGATATAAATG GGCGTGAGGCAGTCGAGGTGGAGCCTATATTAGATGCATTACCGAATCTAGAACA GTACATTTACTGCTCTTCAGCCGGTGTTTACCTTAAATCTGATCTTTTACCACATTGCGAG ACGGATGCTGTTGACCCTAAAAGTCGACACAAGGGCAAACTTGAGACAGAGGCGTTATTGGAGTCAAAGGGTGTTAATTACACTTCAATAAGACCGGTTTACATCTATGGCCCGTTGAATTACAACCCTGTGGAAGAATGGTTTTTCCATAGGTTGAAAGCAGGAAGACCAATCCCAATCCCTAACTCGGGTTTGCAAGTAACCCAACTTGGTCATGTCAAG GATCTTGCTACAGCTTTTATAAAGGTGTTGGGGAACCCAAAAGCAAGCAAGCAAGTGTTCAACATATCAGGAGATAGATATGTTACTTTTGATGGACTCGCAAGAGCATGTGCTAAG GCTGGTGGATTCCCCGAGCCTGAACTCGTTCACTACAATCCCAAGGAGTTTGATTTTGGAAAAAAGAAAGCATTTCCCTTCCGTGATCAG CATTTCTTTGCGTCTGTGGAGAAGGCAAAGGTGGAGCTTGGAGTTGTACCTGAATATGGATTGGTGGAAGGCTTGAAAGACTCGTATGATTTGGATTTTGGTCGAGGAACGTTTAGGAAAGCAGCTGATTTTGAAACAGATGACATTATTCTTGGAAAGAGCCTTGTTTTAAGCTAA